A genomic window from Onychostoma macrolepis isolate SWU-2019 chromosome 22, ASM1243209v1, whole genome shotgun sequence includes:
- the lonp1 gene encoding lon protease homolog, mitochondrial: MAAYMRVWRASSSAASVTIRAGLNALFPRSSLQLRRSYSSVSGRASLRSARTAASARTPRRSLCSGFSEGSAGDDESGGDEGYSPPPPPPPQMTALTTMLVPEVFPNVPLVAVNRNPVFPRFIKIIEVKNKQLMDLLRCKVRLAQPYAGVFLKKDDNNETDVVESLDAVYHTGTFVQIHEMQDLGDKLRMIVMGHRRIRINKQLEVEPEEPVSLEEEGEQPKAARRKQKRSRKDSASLAETMEEKVREAGFVVEALPLPGVLMVEVDNVVHEEFQVTEEVKALTAEIVKTIRDIIALNPLYRESVLQMMQAGQRVVDNPIYLSDMGAALTGAESHELQDVLEETNIPKRLYKALSLLKKEYELSKLQQRLGREVEEKIKQTHRKYLLQEQLKIIKKELGLEKEDKDAIEEKFRERLKDRTVPQHIMDVINEELNKLALLDNHSSEFNVTRNYLDWLTSMPWGTNSEENLELSQAKEVLEEDHYGMEDVKKRILEFIAVSQLRGSTQGKILCFYGPPGVGKTSIARSIARALNREYFRFSVGGMTDVAEIKGHRRTYVGAMPGKIIQCLKKTKTENPLVLIDEVDKIGRGYQGDPSSALLELLDPEQNANFLDHYLDVPVDLSKVLFICTANVLDTIPEPLRDRMEMINISGYVAQEKLAIAERYLVPQLRALCGLDEQKVKITPEALNVLIRQYCRESGVRNLQKQVEKVFRKVAFRIVNGEETEVNVSQENLQDYVGKPIFTVDRMYDVTPPGVVMGLAWTAMGGSTLFIETTLRRPREPQGKDGPKDGSLEVTGQLGDVMKESAKIAYTFARSFLMKEQPDNDILVGSHIHLHVPEGATPKDGPSAGCTIVTALLSLATNIPARQNVAMTGEVSLTGKILPVGGIKEKTIAAKRAGVTCIILPAENRKDFSDLAEYITEGLEVHFVENYSEIYKIVFSGQ, translated from the exons ATGGCGGCGTACATGCGAGTGTGGAGAGCGTCCAGCAGCGCCGCTTCAGTCACGATCAGAGCCGGTTTAAACGCGCTCTTCCCGCGCTCCTCCCTGCAGCTCCGGCGCTCCTACTCCAGCGTCTCCGGCAGAGCGTCGCTGCGCAGCGCCAGGACCGCAGCCTCCGCGCGGACTCCGCGGCGCTCTCTGTGCAGCGGGTTCTCTGAGGGCAGCGCCGGAGATGATGAGTCCGGAGGGGATGAAGGCtactctcctcctcctcctcctccgccgCAGATGACAGCTCTCACAACGATGCTTGTGCCCGAGGTCTTCCCGAACGTGCCGCTCGTCGCCGTCAACAGAAACCCTGTGTTTCCCAGATTCATCAAAATCATCGAG GTCAAAAACAAGCAGCTCATGGACCTGTTGAGGTGTAAAGTGCGTCTTGCTCAGCCGTATGCTGGTGTTTTCTTGAAGAAAGATGACAA TAACGAGACGGATGTGGTGGAGAGTCTGGATGCGGTTTATCACACCGGGACGTTTGTGCAGATCCACGAGATGCAGGACCTCGGAGACAAACTGCGCATGATTGTGATGGGACACAGAAG AATCCGTATCAATAAGCAGCTGGAGGTGGAGCCGGAGGAGCCGGTGTCGCTGGAGGAGGAGGGCGAGCAGCCGAAAGCTGCGCGGCGGAAGCAGAAGCGATCGCGCAAGGACTCGGCGTCGCTGGCGGAGACGATGGAGGAGAAGGTGCGGGAGGCCGGGTTTGTGGTGGAGGCGCTTCCTCTGCCCGGCGTCCTCATGGTGGAGGTGGACAACGTGGTCCACGAGGAGTTCCAGGTCACAGAAGAGGTCAAG GCCCTGACTGCTGAGATCGTCAAGACTATCCGTGATATTATCGCTCTGAATCCACTATACAG AGAGTCAGTGCTCCAGATGATGCAGGCCGGTCAGAGAGTGGTGGATAATCCCATCTACCTGAGCGACATGGGGGCGGCGCTGACCGGGGCCGAATCACACGAGTTACAAGACGTCCTGGAGGAAACAAAC ATTCCCAAACGACTATACAAAGCACTCTCTCTGCTGAAGAAAGAATACGAGCTGAGTAAACTACAGCAGCGCCTCGGCAGGGAG GTTGAAGAGAAGATCAAGCAGACGCACAGGAAGTACCTCCTCCAGGAGCAGCTGAAGATCATTAAGAAGGAGCTCGGCCTGGAGAAAGAGGACAAAGACGCCATTGAGGAGAAGTTCAGGGAGAGGCTGAAGGATCGGACCGTACCTCAGCACATCATGGACGTTATTAACGAGGAGCTGAACAAACTGGCGCTGTTAGATAACCACTCCTCAGAGTTCAA CGTTACCCGTAACTACTTAGACTGGCTGACCTCCATGCCTTGGGGCACCAACAGCGAGGAAAACCTGGAGTTGAGTCAAGCCAAAGAGGTTTTGGAAGAGGACCACTATGGAATGGAGGATGTCAAGAAACGCAttctg GAGTTCATAGCTGTAAGCCAGCTGAGAGGCAGCACACAGGGAAAGATCTTGTGTTTCTATGGGCCTCCTGGAGTTGGAAAGACCAGTATCGCCCGTTCAATCGCCAGAGCACTTAATCGCGAGTATTTCCGTTTTAGCGTGGGCGGCATGACGGATGTGGCTGAAATTAAAGGCCACAG GAGAACATATGTTGGTGCAATGCCAGGAAAGATCATCCAGTGTCTAAAGAAAACTAAGACTGAAAACCCATTGGTCCTTATTGACGAG GTTGACAAAATAGGTCGAGGTTACCAGGGTGACCCATCTTCTGCTCTACTTGAGCTTTTAGATCCAGAACAGAACGCTAACTTTCTTGACCATTACCTGGATGTTCCCGTAGACCTGTCTAAG GTGCTTTTCATTTGTACGGCCAATGTTCTCGACACCATTCCCGAACCCTTAAGAGACCGAATGGAAATGATCAACATATCAGGTTACGTTGCTCAGGAGAAACTGGCCATTGCGGAG AGATACTTGGTACCCCAGTTGCGAGCTCTATGCGGTTTGGATGAGCAGAAGGTGAAAATCACCCCCGAGGCTCTGAACGTGCTCATCAGACAGTACTGCCGGGAGAGCGGCGTCAGGAACCTTCAGAAGCAAGTCGAGAAG gtgtttcgGAAAGTAGCATTCCGGATTGTCAACGGCGAGGAAACAGAGGTCAACGTTTCCCAAGAGAACCTTCAGGATTATGTCGGAAAGCCCATCTTCACTGTGGACCGAATGTATGACGTCACACCGCCGGGAGTTGTCATGGGACTGGCATGGACGGCAATGG GTGGCTCGACGCTCTTCATCGAGACAACTCTGAGGCGACCGAGAGAACCGCAAGGGAAAGACGGACCCAAAGATGGATCACTGGAGGTCACGGGGCAGCTGGGAGACGTGATGAAGGAAAGCGCCAAGATTGCGTACACGTTTGCACGCTCATTCCTCATGAAGGAGCAACCTGACAACGATATCCTCGTGGGCTCCCACATACACCTCCATGTGCCTGAG GGTGCAACTCCCAAAGACGGGCCGAGTGCTGGATGCACTATTGTGACTGCTTTGCTGTCCTTGGCTACCAACATACCAGCGCGTCAGAACGTAGCCATGACGGGAGAAGTGTCCCTGACCGGGAAGATCCTGCCTGTTGGAGGAATCAAGGAAAAGACCATCGCT GCGAAGAGAGCTGGCGTAACGTGCATCATCCTGCCTGCAGAAAACAGAAAGGACTTCTCAGACCTGGCCGAGTACATCACCGAAGGGCTGGAAGTGCATTTCGTGGAAAACTACAGCGAGATCTACAAAATCGTGTTCTCTGGACAATAG
- the lmnb2 gene encoding lamin-B2: MATATPSRESSRASAARTPLSPARISRLQEKQELSALNDRLAIYIDRVRSLELENDRLLVKVSEKEEVTTREVSGIKSLYEAELADARRALDETARERAKLQINLGKANSELEEVTRNYKKKDGDLAVAQARIKELEAQYNKNEAALNTALGENRSLSAELADLKAQLAKAEDAHGVAKKQLEAETLMRVDLENRCQSLAEDLEFRKSMFEEEVRETRQRREKRMVEVDSSGIQQDYEFKLAQALQDLRSQHEEQVQIYKDELQQTFRAKLDNAKVSSDLNDKAVLTAREELQEAHMRIEGLSYQLSALQKQVRTACRERIRELEDTLSSDRDKYRRQLDAKEREMAELRECMQQQLNEYQELLDVKLALDMEINAYRKLLEGEEDRLKLSPSPSSRVTVSRSTASSTSASSRSTRAKRKRVELEEASTAAPKVQISQEAEATGSVSIEEIDLEGKSVTLRNNSDKDQTLGSWRLKRQIADGEEIAYKFSPKFVLKAGQTVTVWSADAGVSHSPPSDLLWKSQSSWGTGENILTFLVNSSGEEVAKRTVTKSVIEMENGDDEEGDFGDEDLFHQQGDPKTQSRECAVM; encoded by the exons ATGGCGACCGCAACCCCGAGCCGCGAGTCGAGCCGAGCGTCGGCCGCGCGAACGCCGCTGAGCCCCGCGCGGATCTCGCGCCTGCAGGAGAAACAGGAGCTGAGCGCGCTTAACGACCGCCTGGCCATTTACATCGACCGCGTGCGTTCCCTGGAGCTCGAGAACGACCGGCTGCTCGTTAAAGTCTCCGAGAAGGAGGAAGTCACGACCAGAGAG GTGTCTGGGATAAAGTCTCTTTACGAGGCCGAGCTCGCGGACGCCAGGCGTGCTCTTGACGAAACGGCGCGTGAAAGAGCCAAACTGCAGATCAATCTTGGAAAAGCCAACTCTGAGCTCGAGGAGGTCACTCGCAA CTATAAGAAGAAGGATGGAGACTTGGCTGTGGCTCAGGCTCGAATCAAGGAGCTGGAAGCTCAATACAACAAGAATGAGGCGGCTCTCAACACGGCGCTCGGCGAGAACAGATCTTTATCTGCAGAACTCGCCGACCTGAAGGCTCAGCTGGCCAAA GCTGAAGATGCTCATGGCGTGGCCAAGAAGCAGCTGGAGGCGGAGACGCTAATGAGAGTGGATCTGGAGAACCGCTGCCAGAGCCTGGCGGAGGACCTGGAGTTCAGGAAGAGCATGTTTGAGGAG GAGGTGCGTGAGACACGCCAGCGTCGGGAGAAGCGCATGGTGGAGGTGGACTCATCAGGCATTCAGCAGGACTATGAGTTCAAGCTGGCGCAGGCGCTGCAGGATCTGCGCAGCCAGCACGAGGAGCAAGTGCAGATCTACAAGGATGAGCTGCAGCAGACCTTCAGGGCCAAG CTGGATAACGCCAAGGTGTCGTCTGACCTGAACGATAAGGCAGTGCTCACCGCCCGCGAGGAGCTGCAGGAAGCCCACATGAGGATCGAGGGCCTGAGCTATCAGCTCAGCGCCCTGCAGAAACAGGTACGCACGGCCTGCCGT GAGCGCATCCGCGAGCTGGAGGACACGCTGTCCAGCGACCGGGACAAGTACCGCCGACAGCTGGACGCCAAGGAGCGCGAGATGGCTGAGCTGAGGGAGTGCATGCAGCAGCAGCTCAACGAGTACCAGGAGCTGCTGGACGTCAAACTGGCCCTGGACATGGAGATCAATGCCTACAGGAAACTGCTGGAGGGCGAGGAGGACAG GCTGAAACTGTCCCCCAGCCCATCCTCTCGGGTCACTGTGTCCCGCTCCACAGCAAGCAGCACTTCTGCGTCTTCACGTAGCACTCGTGCCAAGAGAAAGCGTGTGGAGCTGGAGGAAGCGTCCACCGCGGCTCCTAAAGTCCAGATCAGCCAGGAGGCCGAGGCCACGGGCAGCGTCAGTATCGAGGAGATCGACCTGGAGGGGAAATCTGTGACCCTCAGGAACAACTCTGACAAG GATCAAACTCTGGGCAGCTGGCGACTAAAGAGACAAATTGCAGATGGAGAGGAAATCGCCTATAAATTCAGTCCCAAGTTTGTCCTGAAGGCCGGCCAGACTGTAACG GTGTGGAGTGCTGACGCCGGCGTGTCCCACAGTCCTCCTTCAGACCTGCTGTGGAAGAGCCAGAGCTCTTGGGGCACCGGAGAGAACATCCTCACCTTTCTGGTTAATTCCAGCGGAGAG GAAGTGGCAAAGCGTACCGTCACGAAAAGCGTGATAGAAATGGAGAACGGTGATGACGAGGAGGGAGACTTCGGAGACGAAGATCTCTTCCATCAGCAG GGTGATCCAAAGACCCAATCCAGAGAATGTGCCGTCATGTGA
- the rpl36 gene encoding large ribosomal subunit protein eL36 yields the protein MAIRYPMAVGLNKGHPVTKNVAKPKHGRRRGRLTKHTKFVRDMIREVCGFAPYERRAMELLKVSKDKRALKFIKKRVGTHIRAKRKREELSNILAAMRKAAAKKE from the exons ATGGCCATCAGGTATCCTATGGCGGTTGGTCTTAATAAAGGCCATCCAGTGACCAAAAACGTTGCTAAACCCAAGCACGGCCGCAGGCGAGGA CGTCTGACCAAACACACCAAGTTTGTGCGCGACATGATCCGCGAGGTGTGCGGTTTCGCGCCGTACGAGAGGCGTGCTATGGAGCTGCTCAAGGTGTCCAAGGATAAACGTGCCCTCAAGTTCATCAAGAAAAGG gtgggAACTCACATCCGCGCCAAGAGAAAGAGGGAAGAGCTCAGCAACATTCTGGCCGCGATGAGGAAAGCTGCTGCCAAGAAGGAGTAG